Proteins encoded in a region of the Triticum dicoccoides isolate Atlit2015 ecotype Zavitan chromosome 3A, WEW_v2.0, whole genome shotgun sequence genome:
- the LOC119267210 gene encoding NAC domain-containing protein 75-like isoform X2, whose product MNRGHISSSELIDAKLEEHRISTARHCPNCRHKLDCKPDWLGLPAGVKFDPTDQELIEHLEAKVREEGSRSHPLIDEFIPTIDGEDGICYTHPEKLPGVTMDGLSKHFFHRPSKAYTTGTRKRRKIQTECDVHKGETRWHKTGKTRPVMANGRQKGCKKILVLYTNFGKHRKPEKTNWVMHQYHLGDLEEEKEGELVVCKIFYQTQPRQCSWSASSDRGGAGGAVAIAAAAAVTVQEQRMRDSGSGSSSSRDHEALSATSYPAGYAMAAAVEMQHLKHSGDHFSFAPFRKSFEEVGIGGDQVTSDQLGRSEHQQHTGQEQQPHRPDLATTAVPATAFLVSRPTNPISATVPPPLQHTSVVLDHDQFHVPAIFLDHDKFQNMQQQQQHQQKIDRRSAGLEELVMGCTSTCTKGETSIPHSQETEWPYPYWPPDNQDHHG is encoded by the exons ATGAACAGGGGTCACATCAGCAGCTCGGAGCTCATCGACGCCAAGCTCGAGGAACACCGGATCTCCACCGCCAGGCACTGCCCCAACTGCCGCCACAAGCTCGACTGCAAACCG GATTGGTTGGGGctaccggctggcgtcaagttcgatccgacagaccaggagctgatcgagcacctcgaGGCCAAGGTGAGGGAAGAAGGCTCGAGATCTCACCCTCTTATCGATGAGTTTATACCCACCATAGACGGCGAGGACGGCATATGCTACAcacatcctgagaaacttccag GTGTGACAATGgacggcctaagcaagcatttcttccatcGCCCTTCCAAGGCGTACACGACGGGCACGAGGAAGCGGCGCAAGATACAGACGGAGTGCGATGTGCATAAGGGGGAGACgaggtggcacaagaccggcaagacACGACCGGTGATGGCCAACGGCCGGCAGAAGGGCTGCAAGAAGATCCTGGTGCTCTACACCAACTTCGGCAAGCACCGCAAGCCTGAGAAAACTAACTGGGTGATGCATCAGTATCACCTCGGTGAcctcgaggaggagaaggagggggaGCTCGTCGTTTGCAAGATCTTCTACCAGACACAGCCCAGGCAGTGCAGCTGGTCCGCCTCCTCAGACCGTGGTGGTGCCGGTGGTGCCGTAGCCATTGCCGCCGCCGCGGCAGTGACGGTGCAGGAGCAGCGTATGAGGGACAGCGGCAGCGGCAGCTCCTCGTCGAGGGACCACGAGGCGTTGTCGGCCACGTCGTACCCGGCCGGGTATGCCATGGCGGCCGCCGTCGAGATGCAGCACTTGAAACACTCCGGCGACCATTTCAGCTTCGCGCCTTTCAGGAAGAGCTTCGAGGAG GTTGGTATAGGCGGCGACCAGGTGACGTCCGATCAGCTTGGACGatcagagcatcagcagcatactggccAGGAACAGCAGCCTCACCGGCCGGACCTTGCAACGACGGCCGTGCCTGCCACGGCCTTCCTGGTCAGCAGGCCGACGAACCCCATCTCAGCTACCGTTCCGCCACCGTTGCAGCACACTTCTGTCGTGCTGGACCATGATCAGTTTCACGTGCCAGCAATTTTTCTCGACCACGACAAATTTCAG AAcatgcaacaacagcaacagcaccaGCAAAAGATTGACCGCAGGTCTGCTGGCTTGGAAGAACTGGTAATGGGGTGCACGTCTACATGCACAAAAGGA GAGACTTCGATTCCTCACTCCCAAGAGACAGAATGGCCTTACCCATACTGGCCTCCTGACAACCAAGATCATCATGGATAG
- the LOC119267210 gene encoding NAC domain-containing protein 75-like isoform X1 yields MNRGHISSSELIDAKLEEHRISTARHCPNCRHKLDCKPKDWLGLPAGVKFDPTDQELIEHLEAKVREEGSRSHPLIDEFIPTIDGEDGICYTHPEKLPGVTMDGLSKHFFHRPSKAYTTGTRKRRKIQTECDVHKGETRWHKTGKTRPVMANGRQKGCKKILVLYTNFGKHRKPEKTNWVMHQYHLGDLEEEKEGELVVCKIFYQTQPRQCSWSASSDRGGAGGAVAIAAAAAVTVQEQRMRDSGSGSSSSRDHEALSATSYPAGYAMAAAVEMQHLKHSGDHFSFAPFRKSFEEVGIGGDQVTSDQLGRSEHQQHTGQEQQPHRPDLATTAVPATAFLVSRPTNPISATVPPPLQHTSVVLDHDQFHVPAIFLDHDKFQNMQQQQQHQQKIDRRSAGLEELVMGCTSTCTKGETSIPHSQETEWPYPYWPPDNQDHHG; encoded by the exons ATGAACAGGGGTCACATCAGCAGCTCGGAGCTCATCGACGCCAAGCTCGAGGAACACCGGATCTCCACCGCCAGGCACTGCCCCAACTGCCGCCACAAGCTCGACTGCAAACCG AAGGATTGGTTGGGGctaccggctggcgtcaagttcgatccgacagaccaggagctgatcgagcacctcgaGGCCAAGGTGAGGGAAGAAGGCTCGAGATCTCACCCTCTTATCGATGAGTTTATACCCACCATAGACGGCGAGGACGGCATATGCTACAcacatcctgagaaacttccag GTGTGACAATGgacggcctaagcaagcatttcttccatcGCCCTTCCAAGGCGTACACGACGGGCACGAGGAAGCGGCGCAAGATACAGACGGAGTGCGATGTGCATAAGGGGGAGACgaggtggcacaagaccggcaagacACGACCGGTGATGGCCAACGGCCGGCAGAAGGGCTGCAAGAAGATCCTGGTGCTCTACACCAACTTCGGCAAGCACCGCAAGCCTGAGAAAACTAACTGGGTGATGCATCAGTATCACCTCGGTGAcctcgaggaggagaaggagggggaGCTCGTCGTTTGCAAGATCTTCTACCAGACACAGCCCAGGCAGTGCAGCTGGTCCGCCTCCTCAGACCGTGGTGGTGCCGGTGGTGCCGTAGCCATTGCCGCCGCCGCGGCAGTGACGGTGCAGGAGCAGCGTATGAGGGACAGCGGCAGCGGCAGCTCCTCGTCGAGGGACCACGAGGCGTTGTCGGCCACGTCGTACCCGGCCGGGTATGCCATGGCGGCCGCCGTCGAGATGCAGCACTTGAAACACTCCGGCGACCATTTCAGCTTCGCGCCTTTCAGGAAGAGCTTCGAGGAG GTTGGTATAGGCGGCGACCAGGTGACGTCCGATCAGCTTGGACGatcagagcatcagcagcatactggccAGGAACAGCAGCCTCACCGGCCGGACCTTGCAACGACGGCCGTGCCTGCCACGGCCTTCCTGGTCAGCAGGCCGACGAACCCCATCTCAGCTACCGTTCCGCCACCGTTGCAGCACACTTCTGTCGTGCTGGACCATGATCAGTTTCACGTGCCAGCAATTTTTCTCGACCACGACAAATTTCAG AAcatgcaacaacagcaacagcaccaGCAAAAGATTGACCGCAGGTCTGCTGGCTTGGAAGAACTGGTAATGGGGTGCACGTCTACATGCACAAAAGGA GAGACTTCGATTCCTCACTCCCAAGAGACAGAATGGCCTTACCCATACTGGCCTCCTGACAACCAAGATCATCATGGATAG